In Leuconostocaceae bacterium ESL0723, the following proteins share a genomic window:
- a CDS encoding type I pantothenate kinase, producing the protein MDELIATILKQYQGEFMTVGLAGSVSVGKSTLAETLASRLTTAGVNSQVISTDHFLMSNADLQSAGLFDQKGFPQTYHLDQLADLVQAFRAGKKRATLPIYQQVLADIVPDQDQVIDRPQILIIEGVVALQLPKAALDLAIYIDADLADIKDWYLARNLMATFAARNHPDSWRYQYHHWPIDDFANQALAVWDRTNQVNLDRYIHPSAVRADLVVHLDHWHQITAVAPQVDKA; encoded by the coding sequence ATGGATGAATTAATTGCGACAATTTTAAAGCAGTACCAGGGTGAGTTCATGACGGTTGGTCTGGCTGGTTCGGTTTCAGTCGGGAAAAGCACCTTGGCTGAAACCCTGGCTAGTCGGCTAACAACCGCCGGCGTGAACAGCCAGGTGATTTCAACCGATCATTTTTTAATGTCAAATGCTGACCTGCAAAGTGCAGGTCTTTTTGACCAAAAGGGTTTTCCCCAGACCTACCACCTCGACCAGTTAGCCGACCTGGTTCAAGCCTTTCGTGCTGGGAAAAAGCGGGCCACTTTGCCAATTTATCAACAGGTCCTAGCCGACATTGTGCCCGACCAAGACCAGGTAATTGACCGGCCCCAGATTTTAATTATCGAAGGGGTGGTGGCCCTACAGCTACCCAAGGCGGCCCTGGATTTGGCCATCTATATTGATGCGGACTTAGCCGATATTAAGGATTGGTACCTGGCCCGCAACTTGATGGCAACCTTTGCGGCCCGTAACCACCCGGATAGCTGGCGCTACCAGTACCACCACTGGCCGATTGACGACTTTGCCAACCAGGCCCTGGCGGTTTGGGACCGGACTAACCAGGTTAACCTGGACCGCTACATTCATCCATCGGCAGTTCGAGCTGATTTGGTGGTCCACTTGGACCACTGGCACCAGATTACCGCGGTCGCGCCCCAAGTTGACAAAGCCTAG
- the gpmA gene encoding 2,3-diphosphoglycerate-dependent phosphoglycerate mutase gives MAKLVLIRHGQSEWNALNLFNGWIDTKLSDKGIQQAKEAGQLIAEEGLEFDQAYTSVLTRAITTLHLALEEAGQLYVPEAKSWRLNERHYGALQGQNKAAAAEKWGDEQVHIWRRSYDVLPPLLDSYQPEVTVQDKNYPAFDRRYADVDYGNLPLGENLKITLERVLPFWEEHISKDLRAGKNVVIGAHGNSLRALVKHLENISDDDILNVEIANGQPIVYDLNPDLSIASKKTLSK, from the coding sequence ATGGCAAAGTTAGTATTGATTCGCCACGGACAGAGTGAATGGAATGCCCTCAACCTTTTCAATGGTTGGATTGACACCAAGTTGTCAGATAAGGGGATTCAACAGGCCAAGGAAGCCGGTCAATTAATCGCTGAAGAAGGTTTGGAATTCGACCAGGCCTATACTTCTGTTTTGACCCGGGCCATCACCACCTTGCACCTGGCCTTGGAAGAAGCTGGTCAGCTGTACGTACCTGAAGCCAAGTCATGGCGCCTAAACGAGCGTCACTACGGTGCTTTGCAGGGACAAAACAAGGCCGCTGCAGCGGAAAAGTGGGGCGACGAGCAGGTTCACATCTGGCGCCGTTCTTACGACGTTTTGCCTCCATTGCTAGACAGCTACCAGCCTGAAGTTACGGTTCAAGACAAGAACTACCCTGCCTTTGACCGTCGTTACGCTGATGTTGACTACGGCAACCTGCCTTTGGGTGAAAACCTGAAGATTACCCTGGAACGCGTTTTGCCTTTCTGGGAAGAGCACATTTCAAAAGACCTGCGTGCTGGTAAGAACGTGGTTATCGGTGCTCACGGTAACTCTTTGCGTGCCCTGGTTAAGCACCTGGAAAACATCTCTGACGATGACATCTTAAACGTTGAAATCGCTAACGGTCAGCCAATCGTTTACGATCTTAACCCTGACCTGTCAATCGCTAGCAAGAAGACTTTGAGTAAGTAA
- a CDS encoding cold-shock protein — protein sequence MEKGTVKWFNGEKGYGFITRENGEDVFAHFSAIQGDGFKTLEDGQEVTFDVENSDRGLQAANIVKN from the coding sequence ATGGAAAAAGGTACAGTAAAGTGGTTCAACGGCGAAAAGGGCTACGGCTTCATCACTCGTGAAAACGGTGAAGATGTCTTCGCTCACTTCTCAGCTATCCAGGGTGACGGTTTCAAGACCTTGGAAGATGGCCAGGAAGTTACGTTTGACGTTGAAAACTCTGACCGTGGTTTGCAAGCTGCAAACATCGTTAAGAACTAA
- a CDS encoding helix-turn-helix transcriptional regulator, translating into MSKRVRPPYYELKQWLSDRQISQIDLAKTLGTTSNYINKKINGTGADFRLSEVRLLVAEYGIPVDLFFTIQVPFKE; encoded by the coding sequence ATGTCAAAACGGGTAAGACCACCATATTACGAACTGAAACAGTGGCTCAGCGACCGCCAGATTTCACAAATCGATTTGGCCAAGACCTTGGGCACTACTAGTAACTATATTAATAAGAAGATAAATGGTACCGGAGCTGATTTTCGACTGTCCGAAGTCCGCCTCCTCGTAGCAGAATACGGGATTCCGGTCGATCTTTTTTTTACAATTCAAGTTCCTTTTAAGGAATAA
- a CDS encoding XRE family transcriptional regulator yields the protein MDFAHKLRAARQDRHLSLDGLSQALNDRYDTNISKSMLSRWEHGTDLQMSYVRILADYFGLSAAEILGEGASNQADINRVYQQLDSTNQARVLSLAKSTLAQQEAVSMRQLGPQQVLVYGSVSAGTGEYLSDAKPEAETYLGRVPAHDYAVTVNGNSMAPLFTDGQIIFVRQTNQVHSGQIVIADYDHQAFVKKYIHDQNGRRLVSLNPNYPDLSIDRNHEITIMGAVVL from the coding sequence ATGGATTTTGCACACAAACTGCGCGCGGCCCGGCAAGACCGGCACCTTTCCTTGGATGGTCTGTCCCAGGCCCTAAACGACCGCTACGACACCAATATTTCGAAAAGTATGCTGTCCCGCTGGGAGCATGGCACCGACTTACAGATGTCTTATGTTCGAATTCTGGCCGATTATTTTGGCCTGAGTGCAGCTGAGATCTTAGGCGAGGGGGCGTCTAACCAGGCTGATATTAACCGGGTTTATCAGCAACTAGACTCAACTAACCAGGCTAGGGTACTTTCCCTAGCCAAGAGTACCCTGGCCCAGCAAGAAGCTGTCAGTATGCGGCAACTGGGTCCTCAGCAGGTGTTGGTCTATGGTTCGGTTTCAGCTGGGACCGGGGAATACCTTTCGGATGCCAAGCCTGAGGCGGAAACCTACCTGGGCCGGGTGCCCGCCCATGATTATGCCGTTACCGTTAATGGTAATTCGATGGCGCCTCTTTTTACCGATGGTCAGATTATCTTCGTCCGGCAAACCAATCAGGTCCACTCTGGACAGATTGTGATTGCCGACTATGACCACCAGGCCTTCGTTAAGAAGTACATCCACGACCAAAACGGTCGGCGCCTGGTGTCGCTCAACCCGAACTACCCCGACCTCAGCATTGACCGTAACCATGAAATTACGATTATGGGGGCCGTGGTCTTATAA
- a CDS encoding phosphoglycerate kinase yields the protein MAKLTVTDLELAGKKVPMRVDFNVPIQDGVIGNDNRIVAALPTIKYVLEHNGRAILFSHLGRIKTEEDKKGLSLAPVAKRLSELLGQDVLFVPHTRGAELEAAVNGLKDGQVLMVENTRFEDVINGEYVKLESGNDPELGKYWASLGDDLFINDAFGTAHRAHASNVGIASNVDQAAAGFLMEKEIKFLGDAVDNPVRPFVAIIGGAKVSDKIDVVKSLLNKADKVIIGGGMAYTFDAAKGNKIGKSLFEADKVDLAKELMDEAGDKLVLPIDSVAADAFSNDAKTEVVDAAAGIPDGYMGLDIGPKSIKLFQDVLATAKTVVWNGPMGVFELPKFSKGTLAIGEDLVKVTENGGTTIVGGGDSTAAVQKLGVADKLSHISTGGGASLEYLEGKPLPGIESLTNK from the coding sequence ATGGCTAAATTAACTGTCACTGACTTGGAGCTTGCCGGTAAGAAAGTCCCAATGCGGGTTGACTTCAACGTCCCTATCCAGGATGGCGTAATCGGTAACGACAACCGAATCGTGGCTGCCCTGCCAACGATTAAGTACGTTTTGGAGCACAACGGTCGGGCAATCCTGTTCTCTCACTTGGGTCGGATTAAGACCGAAGAAGATAAGAAGGGTCTGTCACTGGCACCAGTTGCTAAGCGCCTGTCAGAACTGCTTGGTCAAGACGTCCTCTTTGTGCCCCACACCCGTGGTGCTGAACTTGAAGCAGCGGTTAACGGCCTCAAAGACGGTCAAGTTTTGATGGTTGAGAACACTCGTTTTGAAGATGTGATTAACGGCGAGTACGTGAAGTTGGAATCTGGTAACGACCCAGAATTGGGTAAGTACTGGGCTTCACTGGGTGATGACCTCTTCATCAACGATGCCTTTGGAACGGCCCACCGGGCCCACGCCTCTAACGTTGGGATTGCTTCTAACGTTGATCAGGCCGCAGCTGGCTTCTTGATGGAAAAGGAAATCAAGTTCCTGGGTGATGCCGTTGATAATCCAGTTCGTCCTTTCGTCGCCATCATTGGTGGTGCCAAGGTTTCTGACAAGATTGATGTGGTTAAGTCCCTGCTGAACAAGGCCGACAAGGTCATCATCGGTGGTGGAATGGCTTACACCTTCGATGCTGCCAAGGGTAACAAGATTGGAAAGTCACTCTTTGAAGCCGACAAGGTTGACCTGGCCAAGGAATTGATGGATGAAGCTGGCGACAAGCTGGTTTTGCCAATCGATTCAGTGGCGGCCGACGCCTTCTCTAACGATGCCAAGACGGAAGTGGTTGACGCTGCCGCTGGTATCCCCGACGGCTACATGGGTCTGGATATCGGACCTAAGAGTATCAAGTTGTTCCAGGACGTTTTGGCCACGGCCAAGACGGTGGTATGGAACGGCCCAATGGGCGTCTTCGAATTACCTAAGTTTTCTAAGGGAACCCTGGCCATTGGTGAAGACCTGGTTAAGGTAACCGAGAACGGTGGTACAACCATCGTTGGTGGTGGTGATTCTACTGCTGCTGTCCAGAAGTTGGGCGTGGCTGACAAGTTGTCCCACATTTCAACTGGTGGTGGCGCTTCTCTTGAATACTTGGAAGGTAAGCCCCTCCCTGGTATCGAGTCACTAACTAACAAGTAA
- a CDS encoding DUF4811 domain-containing protein → MIIVILVIFTILAFLALMMIKPMVWRVLGTLIGLLGMVASVALITANMHDHFGMKTVTTTTTRQIYSATNSQGYGVLLYQNLGTDGQEKIYIYRDQTTSNKPKAVTPDLNMTSSQKTIDGDKAYRKDTKTSYVYKNSFYKFLFGIADNNYETKSQRVVYEIPDTWIVLSTQQAKTLQAKLTPKTDEEKQAFAEQQQEFQATAQSDPDEAARDQVDNIKSILGI, encoded by the coding sequence ATGATTATCGTAATTTTAGTAATCTTTACCATTCTTGCCTTTCTCGCCCTGATGATGATCAAGCCCATGGTTTGGCGGGTGCTGGGGACCCTAATTGGTCTGCTCGGCATGGTGGCTTCGGTCGCCCTGATTACCGCTAACATGCATGATCACTTCGGCATGAAGACCGTCACAACCACGACGACCCGTCAGATTTATTCGGCTACCAACAGCCAGGGTTACGGGGTTTTGCTTTACCAAAACCTAGGGACTGATGGTCAGGAAAAGATTTATATCTACCGGGACCAAACCACCAGTAACAAGCCTAAGGCGGTTACGCCTGACTTGAACATGACTTCCAGTCAGAAGACGATCGACGGTGACAAGGCCTACCGCAAGGACACCAAGACCAGCTATGTTTATAAGAACAGTTTCTACAAGTTCTTGTTTGGCATCGCTGACAACAACTATGAAACCAAGTCGCAACGGGTCGTTTATGAGATTCCAGATACTTGGATTGTCTTGAGTACGCAGCAAGCTAAGACCTTGCAGGCGAAGTTGACCCCTAAGACCGACGAGGAAAAGCAGGCCTTTGCTGAGCAACAGCAGGAATTCCAAGCCACTGCGCAGAGTGATCCTGATGAAGCGGCCCGCGACCAGGTCGATAATATTAAAAGCATCTTAGGGATTTAA
- a CDS encoding MDR family MFS transporter has translation MSDEPRDLNGQPVNRLVMMALLIVGSFGVILMQTSLGTALPTLMTAFNVDAAGVQWLSTIFLMVNGIMVPVSAFLITRIPTKILYMTALTIYLVGTILALATPTGAFWLLMVARALQAMAAGIVMPLMQVTALALFDERSRGKALGMVGLVIGLAPAIGPTLSGWVLDNHVKFLGFTISGDWRSIFLLVLPTTIIVWILSLFYFKNVLPTRPDRLDVRSLIESTVGFGLILFGSAMVSDHGWGSFSWVIAPMLIGLLVVVEFVWHQLQMKNPFLDVTVFMNWQFAVSSILVSLTFIAMIGVELVLPIYLQSVRHLSAFDSGIVLLPGALMMGLLSPIAGSFYDKYGARRLSIFGFALVFVGTLPFFFLTENAPSIFITTLYALRMAGVALTMMPLTSAAMGVLPKPRVAQGTAVNNTIRQVAAAIGTAVLSSVMQSVINDNTPGAALKTQDPLLYANKYLNASLDGFHASFLLAAGFALLAFLLSFLLHKGKTEGGDVREDAA, from the coding sequence ATGTCTGATGAACCACGTGACTTGAATGGCCAGCCAGTCAATCGACTGGTGATGATGGCCCTCTTAATTGTCGGTTCCTTCGGGGTGATTTTGATGCAGACCTCTTTGGGGACTGCCCTGCCTACCCTGATGACCGCCTTTAACGTGGATGCGGCTGGTGTGCAATGGCTGTCAACCATCTTCTTGATGGTTAACGGTATCATGGTGCCAGTTTCAGCCTTCCTGATTACCCGTATCCCCACGAAAATTTTATACATGACTGCCCTGACCATTTATCTGGTCGGTACAATCCTAGCCCTAGCGACCCCAACCGGGGCCTTCTGGCTTTTGATGGTGGCCCGAGCCCTACAGGCCATGGCCGCTGGAATTGTTATGCCCCTGATGCAGGTTACTGCCCTAGCCCTCTTTGATGAGCGTTCGCGTGGTAAGGCTCTGGGGATGGTCGGCCTGGTAATTGGTCTGGCCCCTGCCATTGGTCCAACCCTTTCGGGCTGGGTCTTAGACAACCACGTTAAGTTCCTTGGCTTTACGATTAGTGGAGACTGGCGTTCAATCTTTTTGCTGGTCCTGCCTACGACCATCATCGTTTGGATTTTGTCCCTCTTCTACTTCAAAAACGTGCTGCCTACCCGGCCTGACCGCCTAGACGTGCGTTCCCTGATCGAATCGACGGTTGGTTTCGGTTTGATCCTCTTTGGATCAGCCATGGTTTCTGACCACGGTTGGGGTAGCTTTAGCTGGGTTATCGCCCCAATGTTGATTGGTTTGCTGGTCGTTGTCGAATTCGTTTGGCACCAACTGCAGATGAAGAACCCCTTCTTGGACGTAACGGTCTTCATGAACTGGCAGTTCGCCGTCAGCAGTATCCTGGTCTCACTGACTTTCATTGCCATGATTGGCGTCGAGCTGGTGCTGCCAATTTACCTGCAGTCCGTTCGTCACTTGTCAGCCTTTGATTCCGGAATTGTCCTACTGCCTGGTGCTTTGATGATGGGATTGCTATCACCAATCGCTGGTAGTTTCTACGACAAGTACGGGGCCCGGCGTCTGTCAATCTTTGGCTTTGCCTTAGTCTTTGTTGGTACGCTACCATTCTTCTTCCTAACGGAGAATGCCCCAAGTATCTTTATCACTACCCTGTACGCCCTGCGGATGGCCGGAGTTGCTTTGACCATGATGCCTTTGACTTCTGCAGCCATGGGTGTCCTGCCAAAGCCTCGGGTTGCCCAAGGTACGGCGGTCAACAACACTATCCGTCAGGTTGCAGCTGCAATTGGTACGGCGGTCTTGTCTTCCGTCATGCAGTCGGTTATTAATGACAACACGCCAGGTGCGGCCTTAAAGACGCAGGACCCACTGCTTTATGCCAACAAGTATTTGAACGCCAGCTTGGATGGCTTCCACGCCTCCTTCTTGCTGGCCGCTGGTTTTGCACTCTTAGCCTTCCTGCTGAGTTTCTTGCTTCACAAGGGTAAGACTGAGGGTGGTGATGTAAGGGAGGATGCCGCATGA
- a CDS encoding ATP-binding domain-containing protein produces the protein MDHSIQNQEQHYLDHTLGKIKSALDETKAEVAASNQNLDDAAQGWDDVRLNTSTFSGIVETAMSVRQQQQLLAERENSKTRAEERYQTLLKQVDKPYFARIDFAENNGEGKEAETIYIGLASFSDTKNNFLVYDWRTPVASIYYDGGIGTVEYQTPDGPQKADVSLKRQFEIEDGVVVTIFDTEEAIGDAMLLNALSGESSTKMKSIVTTIQREQNKIIRNTDADLLFVQGAAGSGKTAAILQRVAYLLYRYRGKLSSGQVVMFSPNQLFNDYVDQVLPELGEQNMVQMTFFQYASRRLPKIAVENLSERFEHENQNGPLNQLLGSLDMFNAVGRYANGLNKRGLKVRNLMFHDEPLISKDKIKEIYYQYNENYRLSQRLEATQEALMRSLRGQLGAQTRQDWVELAIENLSKQEYDDLVGAGKNRLGDDQEGDAAAMTRAAQLGAPSQEREFSSEKAERQFLAKQIVIKALKPIARKIHRASFLNINAQFVDFLRHLPRFLDLQKAGISEQQWTDYVDSVVDDLKHHRMSLAATSIYLYLYDLITGKHGQRDIRFLFIDEVQDYTPFQLAFLKFSFPLAKFTVLGDLNQAIFTQEHANDLAGDLASLFDPDKVDLVELNQTYRSTQQITDFTKELLQNGRDITAFDRAGEKPVVKLASDEVGALQAVRDQLQQNRADHESTAIITKSLADAKELAKQLGDDKITLIQSENQRLAPGVMIIPSYLAKGLEFDAVIIWQADASRYQDDNQRRLLYTVASRAMHRLTLIGSGQPSALVEGVPSDLYESRRV, from the coding sequence TTGGACCATTCGATTCAAAACCAAGAACAACACTATTTAGATCATACCCTTGGTAAGATTAAGTCCGCCTTGGACGAGACCAAGGCGGAGGTGGCGGCTTCCAACCAGAACTTGGATGATGCCGCCCAGGGTTGGGACGATGTCCGGCTAAACACCAGTACCTTTTCAGGGATTGTGGAAACGGCCATGTCGGTCCGCCAACAACAGCAACTTTTAGCTGAGCGTGAGAATTCCAAGACCCGGGCTGAGGAGCGTTATCAAACCCTGTTAAAGCAGGTTGATAAGCCCTACTTTGCCCGGATTGATTTTGCCGAAAACAACGGTGAGGGTAAGGAAGCCGAGACGATTTATATCGGGCTGGCCTCCTTTAGTGATACCAAAAATAATTTCCTGGTCTACGACTGGCGGACGCCGGTTGCTTCTATCTATTACGATGGCGGTATTGGCACGGTCGAATACCAAACCCCCGACGGGCCGCAGAAGGCCGACGTGAGTTTGAAGCGTCAGTTTGAAATCGAAGACGGGGTCGTGGTGACTATCTTTGATACTGAAGAAGCCATTGGCGATGCTATGCTCTTAAACGCCTTGTCCGGTGAGTCTTCGACTAAGATGAAGTCGATTGTAACGACCATCCAGCGCGAACAAAATAAGATTATCCGTAATACCGACGCCGACCTGCTCTTTGTTCAAGGAGCGGCCGGATCCGGGAAGACGGCGGCCATTTTGCAACGGGTGGCCTACCTGCTCTACCGCTACCGCGGTAAGCTCAGTAGCGGCCAAGTGGTCATGTTTAGTCCCAACCAGCTCTTCAACGACTATGTCGATCAGGTCCTACCTGAGCTCGGTGAGCAAAACATGGTCCAAATGACCTTTTTCCAGTACGCTTCCCGGCGTCTGCCCAAGATTGCCGTTGAAAACCTGTCCGAACGATTTGAACACGAAAACCAGAACGGTCCCCTTAATCAGCTCCTCGGCAGCCTGGACATGTTTAATGCAGTTGGTCGCTATGCCAACGGTCTGAACAAACGCGGTCTCAAGGTCCGGAACCTGATGTTCCACGATGAGCCCTTAATCAGTAAGGACAAGATTAAGGAAATTTACTACCAATATAATGAAAACTACCGCCTTTCCCAGCGCCTGGAAGCGACCCAGGAAGCCCTGATGCGTTCACTCCGAGGACAACTCGGGGCCCAGACCCGGCAGGATTGGGTCGAACTGGCCATCGAAAACCTGTCCAAGCAGGAGTACGACGATTTAGTTGGTGCTGGTAAGAACCGCCTCGGTGATGACCAGGAGGGTGATGCCGCCGCCATGACCCGGGCTGCCCAGCTGGGTGCCCCTAGTCAGGAACGGGAGTTCAGTAGTGAAAAGGCCGAGCGCCAGTTCTTAGCCAAGCAGATTGTGATTAAGGCCTTAAAGCCGATTGCCCGTAAAATTCACCGGGCTAGTTTCTTAAACATTAACGCTCAGTTCGTTGACTTTCTCCGTCACCTGCCTAGGTTTTTGGATCTGCAAAAAGCGGGCATTAGCGAACAACAGTGGACTGACTACGTCGATAGTGTGGTGGACGACTTAAAGCATCACCGGATGTCGCTGGCTGCTACCAGTATCTACCTATATTTATACGACCTGATTACCGGTAAGCACGGTCAACGCGATATCCGCTTTCTCTTTATTGATGAAGTCCAGGACTACACGCCTTTCCAGTTGGCCTTCTTGAAGTTTAGCTTCCCCTTGGCCAAGTTCACTGTCTTGGGGGACCTAAACCAGGCCATCTTTACCCAGGAACACGCCAACGACCTGGCCGGTGATTTGGCCAGCCTCTTCGACCCGGATAAGGTTGACTTGGTCGAGCTCAATCAAACCTATCGTTCGACCCAGCAGATTACCGACTTTACCAAGGAACTGCTGCAAAACGGTCGTGATATCACCGCCTTTGACCGGGCCGGTGAAAAGCCGGTTGTGAAATTGGCATCCGATGAAGTGGGTGCCTTGCAAGCGGTCAGGGACCAACTGCAGCAAAACCGGGCTGATCACGAATCAACGGCTATTATCACCAAGTCCCTGGCGGATGCCAAGGAACTGGCCAAGCAGTTGGGTGATGACAAGATTACCCTGATTCAGTCGGAAAACCAGCGCCTGGCACCGGGTGTCATGATTATCCCGTCTTACCTAGCTAAGGGACTGGAATTTGACGCGGTTATTATCTGGCAGGCGGATGCGAGTCGCTACCAGGACGATAACCAACGGCGCCTGCTTTACACCGTGGCTTCCCGGGCCATGCACCGCCTGACCCTGATTGGGTCCGGCCAGCCTTCGGCCCTGGTCGAAGGGGTACCCAGTGACCTTTATGAAAGTCGGCGAGTATAG